One window of the Shewanella khirikhana genome contains the following:
- a CDS encoding M16 family metallopeptidase, whose amino-acid sequence MKRTLSALTLAMGLALAPFASQATTAADIKSFTLDNGMKIMVLEDASIPNANMYLFWKVGSRNEAPGITGISHFFEHMMFNGSKKYGPKMFDRTMEAAGGANNAYTTENLTVYTDWFPATALETIFDLEADRIANLDINAKMVESERGVVTSERSTGLENSNIRALMEELKGVAFRAHPYSWPVIGHESDIAAWTLEDLVQYHKTYYAPNNAVVVIAGDVKLDEVKSLAGKYFAPIPAQEPPREVKTVEPLQKGERRTFIHKASASTPNVMMAYHVPATSHEDYYALELLAGILSAGNSSRLYQSMVDSQLALEADTYFPMSFDPNLFYVYAVGAPGVTAAALEQELIAQTNRIAAEGVTEQELEKIKNIKLMEFYRSMETINGKANTLGTYELFFGSFDKLFNAPEAYNKVSTADIQRVAQTYLKRANRSVAVLAAEEEMDK is encoded by the coding sequence ATGAAACGTACGCTGTCAGCCCTGACTCTGGCAATGGGCCTGGCTTTGGCCCCCTTTGCCAGTCAGGCCACCACTGCCGCCGATATCAAGAGCTTTACCTTGGATAACGGTATGAAAATCATGGTGCTGGAAGATGCCTCCATCCCCAACGCCAACATGTATCTGTTCTGGAAAGTGGGCTCGCGCAACGAGGCCCCGGGCATTACCGGTATTTCCCATTTCTTTGAGCACATGATGTTCAACGGCTCCAAAAAGTACGGCCCGAAGATGTTTGACCGCACCATGGAAGCGGCCGGTGGCGCCAACAACGCCTACACCACCGAAAACCTGACCGTGTACACCGACTGGTTCCCGGCCACTGCGCTGGAAACTATTTTCGACCTCGAAGCCGACCGTATCGCCAATCTGGATATCAACGCCAAGATGGTGGAAAGCGAGCGCGGCGTGGTGACCTCAGAGCGCAGCACTGGCCTTGAAAACTCCAACATCCGCGCCCTGATGGAAGAGCTTAAAGGGGTTGCCTTCCGTGCTCACCCCTACAGCTGGCCTGTGATTGGCCATGAGTCGGACATTGCCGCCTGGACGCTGGAAGATCTGGTGCAGTACCACAAGACCTATTACGCCCCCAACAATGCGGTGGTGGTGATTGCCGGTGATGTGAAACTGGACGAAGTAAAGTCGCTGGCGGGCAAGTATTTCGCGCCTATTCCTGCGCAGGAGCCGCCGAGGGAAGTGAAGACTGTTGAGCCGCTGCAAAAGGGCGAACGCCGCACCTTTATCCACAAGGCTTCGGCCAGCACGCCTAACGTAATGATGGCCTATCACGTGCCTGCCACCTCACACGAAGACTATTATGCGCTGGAATTGCTGGCGGGCATTTTGAGTGCCGGTAACAGCTCACGCCTGTATCAGTCGATGGTCGACAGCCAGCTGGCACTGGAAGCCGATACCTACTTCCCCATGTCCTTCGATCCCAACCTGTTCTACGTTTATGCCGTGGGCGCTCCCGGCGTGACTGCCGCCGCGCTGGAGCAGGAACTGATTGCCCAAACCAACCGCATCGCCGCCGAAGGTGTGACCGAGCAAGAGCTTGAGAAAATCAAAAATATCAAGCTGATGGAATTCTATCGCAGCATGGAAACCATCAATGGCAAGGCCAACACCCTGGGCACCTACGAACTCTTCTTTGGCAGCTTCGATAAGCTGTTCAACGCCCCTGAGGCATACAACAAGGTCAGCACCGCCGACATTCAGCGCGTGGCCCAGACCTACCTGAAACGTGCCAACCGCAGTGTGGCCGTGCTTGCTGCCGAAGAGGAGATGGATAAATGA
- a CDS encoding amidohydrolase translates to MRSFPVAKLSLALAALCTLPAQAQTPAQLAAAVEQKVIEWRRDLHQHPELSNREFRTAEVVAKHLKSLGLEVQTGIAHTGVVARLKGAKPGPLIALRADMDALPVTERVDIPFASKATDTYRGQTVGVMHACGHDTHVAMLMGVAESLAKMKDSLAGEVMFVFQPAEEGAPDGEEGGAELMLKQGLFGKHKPDAVFGLHVTSNLPVGMIGVRPGPAMASEDSFSIKVSGRQTHGSRPWNGIDPIVASAQVVSAVQTIVSRRVDVTKAPAVVSFGAINGGIRSNIIPDEVELIGTIRTFDQAMRADIKKLLSQTAADAAAAVGASAETQIKQGYPVTVNSPQLVAQMRPVLEAVVGSAKVLEPGLITGAEDFSFYAQEVPGMFFFLGVTPAGKDPATVASNHSPEFYVDEKALKIGVEAMTAVALAALKPQ, encoded by the coding sequence ATGCGCTCCTTTCCTGTTGCCAAACTTTCCCTGGCCCTTGCGGCTCTGTGTACCTTGCCCGCCCAGGCTCAAACCCCGGCTCAGCTCGCCGCGGCTGTGGAGCAAAAAGTCATTGAATGGCGCCGCGATCTGCATCAGCATCCCGAGCTTTCCAACCGCGAATTTCGCACCGCCGAGGTAGTGGCCAAACACCTTAAGTCTCTGGGGCTTGAGGTTCAGACCGGCATAGCCCACACCGGGGTGGTGGCCAGGCTCAAGGGGGCCAAACCCGGGCCGCTGATTGCCCTGCGTGCCGATATGGATGCGCTGCCGGTGACCGAGCGAGTAGATATTCCCTTTGCCTCCAAAGCCACAGATACCTACCGTGGCCAGACGGTTGGGGTGATGCACGCCTGTGGTCACGACACCCATGTGGCCATGTTGATGGGGGTGGCCGAAAGCCTGGCGAAAATGAAAGATAGCCTCGCCGGGGAAGTGATGTTTGTGTTTCAGCCCGCCGAAGAAGGTGCGCCGGACGGTGAAGAAGGTGGTGCCGAGTTGATGCTCAAGCAGGGGCTGTTTGGCAAACATAAGCCCGATGCTGTGTTTGGATTGCATGTGACCTCCAATCTGCCAGTGGGCATGATTGGTGTGCGTCCGGGCCCGGCTATGGCCAGTGAAGATTCTTTCAGTATCAAGGTGAGCGGCCGCCAGACCCACGGCTCCCGTCCCTGGAATGGCATTGACCCCATAGTCGCCTCGGCTCAGGTGGTCAGCGCGGTGCAAACCATAGTGTCGCGCCGGGTGGATGTGACCAAGGCGCCTGCCGTGGTCAGTTTTGGTGCCATCAATGGCGGCATTCGCTCCAATATTATTCCTGATGAGGTGGAGCTGATTGGCACTATCCGTACCTTCGATCAGGCAATGCGTGCCGACATCAAAAAGCTGCTGTCGCAAACCGCCGCCGATGCGGCCGCGGCAGTGGGCGCCAGCGCTGAGACCCAGATTAAGCAGGGTTACCCTGTGACGGTGAACAGCCCGCAGCTGGTGGCCCAGATGCGCCCGGTGCTCGAGGCCGTGGTGGGCAGTGCCAAGGTGCTGGAGCCGGGGCTGATCACCGGTGCTGAGGATTTCTCCTTTTATGCCCAAGAGGTGCCGGGGATGTTCTTCTTCCTTGGGGTCACACCTGCGGGAAAAGATCCGGCCACCGTGGCCAGTAACCACTCGCCTGAATTCTATGTGGATGAAAAAGCACTGAAAATTGGCGTTGAAGCCATGACGGCGGTGGCGCTGGCAGCCCTGAAGCCGCAGTAA
- a CDS encoding class I SAM-dependent methyltransferase has translation MSFPCCLCGETALYLFAEDRRRPYYRCRNCALVQVPAPFHLSAADEKAEYDKHDNGEDSPGYRSFLSRTLTPLLPRLQPGDRGLDFGCGAGALLAKMAAEQGYEFAPYDLNYFPDRSVLTRQYQCVTLTEVIEHVADARGLLDELAGLLAPGGLLAIMTKRVLSADAFSRWHYKNDPTHINFYSDDTFAWIAAERGWQLELVDKDVVFFRVPE, from the coding sequence ATGAGTTTTCCCTGTTGCCTGTGCGGCGAAACCGCCCTGTATTTGTTCGCCGAAGACCGTCGTCGCCCTTATTACCGTTGCCGCAACTGTGCCCTGGTACAGGTGCCGGCGCCGTTCCACTTAAGCGCCGCCGACGAAAAGGCCGAATACGACAAGCATGACAATGGCGAAGACAGCCCAGGCTATCGCAGCTTTCTGAGCCGGACCCTGACGCCTTTGTTGCCGCGGCTGCAGCCTGGCGATAGGGGCCTTGACTTTGGCTGCGGTGCCGGTGCTTTGCTGGCCAAAATGGCCGCCGAGCAAGGCTATGAGTTTGCACCATACGATCTCAATTACTTTCCCGACCGCAGCGTGCTGACGCGCCAATACCAGTGTGTAACCCTCACCGAAGTGATTGAGCACGTGGCCGATGCCCGTGGCCTGCTGGATGAGCTGGCGGGTTTGTTGGCACCCGGTGGTCTGCTCGCCATCATGACCAAGCGGGTGCTGTCGGCCGATGCCTTCAGCCGTTGGCACTACAAAAACGACCCCACCCACATCAACTTCTACAGCGACGACACCTTCGCCTGGATAGCGGCCGAACGCGGCTGGCAGCTGGAGCTGGTGGACAAAGACGTGGTGTTTTTCCGGGTTCCCGAATAA